The nucleotide sequence AAGTCACAAAATTCATTCCGCTGGGCGGCCAACTGGTGGCGGCAAGTCTGGGCTATTTTGTCATGAAAAAGATTGCTGAAGCACATGTAGAGGAATGCTACCGTGCAGCTAAAAATATCCAGCAAAAACAGGTGGCGCAAGGTTAAAATCCGGGTGAGCTGAATTTTTGCAGCCCTCTAGATACTCTTACTTCAGGCAGATTATTCTGCCTGAAGCTGTTTTAAAATAGCCTTTAATACTTCGACCCGTGCGGTATGTTTATCATCAGACGCGATAATGTGCCAAGGCGCTTCCTCAGTCGAAGTATGTTCAAACATATCGGCTGCCGCTTTCAGATAATCGTCCCAGCGCTCCCGGTTACGCCAGTCTTCTTCAGTAATTTTAAAACGCTTATGCGGTGTATCTTCACGCGCCTTGAACCGTGCTGCCTGTTCCTCTTTAGAAATGGCCAGCCAGATTTTCACAATCACCGTTTGATGCTTGACCAGGCTCTGTTCAAAACGGTTAATTTCCGCATAAGCTCGCTGCCATTCTACCGGACTAGAAAACCCTTCTACCCGTTCTACCAATACCCGACCATACCAGGAACGGTCAAAAATGCAGATATCATCATCGGTTTGCAGCTTGGTCCAGAAGCGCCATAAATAGGGACGGCTCAGCTCAAATCTTTCTGGTGCAGCAATGGTATGAATTTCATATTCACGTGGATCCAGTTTTTTGACAATTCGCTTGATCGCGCCGCCCTTGCCGGCAGCATCCATGCCTTCGAACAGAATCACCACATTACGCGAATCGGAACGCATGGCTTTGGCGACCTTCGCGGTTAATTTTTTTAGTTCCGGTTTGTAATCTTCTGGCTGGGCTTGAGTCTTGGAAGGATGTTTTAACTGCTCGGGAATCTTGGCCTGCTTCCATCTTCCCTTGGCTCTGGCGGGATGATCCGGACAATGTTTCAAGGCACTCAGGATATACTGGGCAAATTGCTGGTCGCGCTGCTGCTCATCTTCGCCATCAATAATGAACCAGTCCTCGGTAAAGCGCTGACGCAGGCGCTGCAAGGTGTCATATTCTTTGCGATTGCGCCAGTCCAGACCATGCAGTTGATGCCAGTGAGTTTCACTCGGATCCATGGCATCCAGACGTTTTTGCAAGACTTTCCAGGACAGGTCAAACCAGACCTTGATCACATCGACATGGTTATTTTTCAGGTCCTGTTCAAAGGCCTGCATCTCTTGCAGATATTCATCAAACTGTGCATCACTCAGCGGGCTTTCAGCTTGCATGGCACTGCCGAGCAGATCGCTATACCAGTTACCAAACAGCACCATGATCTGGCCTTCGGCAGGAATAAAACGTGCATAAGGTTGCCACAAGGTCTGCTTCGGGCCGGCTAGCTGAGGCTTATCGGCTTTCACACGCAAATAGCGCGGATCGACCCATTCACGTAACTGTTTAACCGCTTCACCCTTGCCGGCCAGTTCAATGCCATTCACCAGAATCACCAGACTTTTGGCATTTTTCTGGCCCCGGGTCTTTTTTAAATTATATTGGGCATCAATCAGCTCGACAGACAGCTGATCTTCATCCATTAACTGAAATTGTGGTTGTTCCATACGCATCTTCAACCCTGATCTTTTATTCTGTTTGCAGTATAGCGAGGAGTTTCAGCGCAAAAATAGCTCTGGCAACGTTTTTCACACGATTAAATTGGCTATTTAAACAACAGATTGACATACAAATGCCCGATCTCTGTTCAATTTGTCATAGCAGGATTGTCCGGCAGCCTCTAAGATTCTTGCATCCTCCAATGATAATTGAAGCCTCATGTCCAAACTTGCCGTACTCGATGATCTGTTAGCGCATTATTATCAATTGGCTTATCACACCCGGCCTGACATTTTAAGCCGTTTACAGGATGTGCAGGCCTGGCAAAAAGTCCGCATGCAGCGCACTCATCGCGCCCATTTTGCTGAAAAACAAAACCTGTTGATGTCCGAATATTTCCTGAACCGTCTCTACGGCGGCGCTGACTTTGATGCGCTGGCGGAACAGATTGCCCGGCTGATGAAATATGCGCATAAAGCAGAAAAAGTTATTCCGGAAAATGCCATTAAAACCGGCACCTCAGGCGTAGAGTTGGCTATTCTGGCGGTACAGCTGGATGAACAGGTCGCGATTCAGTTATTACAGGATTATCATCCACATGAACCGCTGACTGACGAGATGATGCGCCTGACCTATTTGAAACTGGATCAGGGTGAAGCACGCCTGAAACAGTTAGCCCTACTGGATCAGCTCGGTATGAGTCTGGATAAATATATGCGTTCATTTGTGGTCTATACGGCCTTTAAAATGTGTAAGGGCGCGGCGAATAAATATAACTTTCAGGTGATGTATGAATTTATGCAGGATGGTTTTCTGGCCATGAAGCCACTCAAATCGGCAGAAAAATTTGTACGCACGTTCACTGCCACCGAACGCCAGATTATCGAGAAAGTACATTCTGGCGATCCGCTACCGTTTCAGTAAATACCCGATGAGTATTTCTGCCAAGCGTGAATTTTTCTGTATATTATTCATAACAATTGCATCATGATTGCTGAATAAGCCTTTAGAATCTGTCATGATGCAGACAATGCAAGATTAACCCGATTGATATGTTAGGAGTGACTCCAATGTCGAATGAAAATACAACGCCTACCCCTACCCCCGAGTCGGCACAACAGACAGACAAAGTGAGCCCATTCTTAACTGAACCCCTTCCACAAGGCACCCCGCAAGGTCAGCAACAATCTTTAGAACAACGTCTGACTGACACGCCTGTGACGGGTACTGTGCCTAAATACAATCTGCCACGCGGTGCCAATACAGGCAACGTCGGCTCAACCACGCACTTTGGCTATCAAACTGTCAACAGCGAAGAAAAAGCCCAGAAAGTCGCAGAAGTGTTCCACTCGGTGGCGAGCAAATACGACATCATGAATGATCTGATGTCTTTTGGTATTCATCGCCTGTGGAAGCGTTTTGCAATCAATATGTCAGGTGTACGCCGTGGCCAGCATGTGCTGGATATCGCGGGTGGTACTGGCGACTTGGCTAAAGTCTTTAGCCGCGAAGTGGGCCCGACGGGTCATGTGGTACTGTCTGATATTAACGAATCCATGCTGAATGTCGGTCGTGACCGTCTGATTGATGCGGGCTGTACCAATGTCGATTTCGTTCTGGCCAATGCCGAAACCTTAGAACCATTTGCAGACAACAGCTTCGATCTTTTAACGATTTCTTTCGGTCTGCGTAACGTGACTGATAAAGATGCGGCACTTGCTGCGATGTATCGTGTCCTTAAGCCAGGTGGCCGTTTACTGGTGCTGGAATTCTCTAAACCGGTGTTCGAGCCATTCTCTAAGCTGTATGATCTTTATTCGTTCACGGCATTGCCAATCATGGGTAAAATCATTGCCAATGATGCAGAAAGCTATAAATACCTAGCTGAATCGATCCGTATGCATCCGGACCAGCGCACCCTAAAAGGCATGATGGAAAATGCCGGCTTCCAGAATTGTGACTATCACAACCTGACTGGCGGGATTGTTGCGGTTCACCGCGGTTTCAAACTTTAAGGTTCCTTGCCTATGTGGTCAATTCTGGCACTCGGTGCTGTTGAACGCGTGATTCATCATGTTCTTGATCTGGACGCCATTACTCGCATCCAGCTGAATGCCC is from Acinetobacter lwoffii and encodes:
- a CDS encoding polyphosphate:AMP phosphotransferase, whose amino-acid sequence is MRMEQPQFQLMDEDQLSVELIDAQYNLKKTRGQKNAKSLVILVNGIELAGKGEAVKQLREWVDPRYLRVKADKPQLAGPKQTLWQPYARFIPAEGQIMVLFGNWYSDLLGSAMQAESPLSDAQFDEYLQEMQAFEQDLKNNHVDVIKVWFDLSWKVLQKRLDAMDPSETHWHQLHGLDWRNRKEYDTLQRLRQRFTEDWFIIDGEDEQQRDQQFAQYILSALKHCPDHPARAKGRWKQAKIPEQLKHPSKTQAQPEDYKPELKKLTAKVAKAMRSDSRNVVILFEGMDAAGKGGAIKRIVKKLDPREYEIHTIAAPERFELSRPYLWRFWTKLQTDDDICIFDRSWYGRVLVERVEGFSSPVEWQRAYAEINRFEQSLVKHQTVIVKIWLAISKEEQAARFKAREDTPHKRFKITEEDWRNRERWDDYLKAAADMFEHTSTEEAPWHIIASDDKHTARVEVLKAILKQLQAE
- a CDS encoding FFLEELY motif protein → MSKLAVLDDLLAHYYQLAYHTRPDILSRLQDVQAWQKVRMQRTHRAHFAEKQNLLMSEYFLNRLYGGADFDALAEQIARLMKYAHKAEKVIPENAIKTGTSGVELAILAVQLDEQVAIQLLQDYHPHEPLTDEMMRLTYLKLDQGEARLKQLALLDQLGMSLDKYMRSFVVYTAFKMCKGAANKYNFQVMYEFMQDGFLAMKPLKSAEKFVRTFTATERQIIEKVHSGDPLPFQ
- the ubiE gene encoding bifunctional demethylmenaquinone methyltransferase/2-methoxy-6-polyprenyl-1,4-benzoquinol methylase UbiE: MSNENTTPTPTPESAQQTDKVSPFLTEPLPQGTPQGQQQSLEQRLTDTPVTGTVPKYNLPRGANTGNVGSTTHFGYQTVNSEEKAQKVAEVFHSVASKYDIMNDLMSFGIHRLWKRFAINMSGVRRGQHVLDIAGGTGDLAKVFSREVGPTGHVVLSDINESMLNVGRDRLIDAGCTNVDFVLANAETLEPFADNSFDLLTISFGLRNVTDKDAALAAMYRVLKPGGRLLVLEFSKPVFEPFSKLYDLYSFTALPIMGKIIANDAESYKYLAESIRMHPDQRTLKGMMENAGFQNCDYHNLTGGIVAVHRGFKL